Proteins encoded in a region of the Alosa sapidissima isolate fAloSap1 chromosome 19, fAloSap1.pri, whole genome shotgun sequence genome:
- the iqcc gene encoding IQ domain-containing protein C encodes MERKEWMEKITRFQACCRGYLMRRAMKYVRNDYEDIVKEIEGDLNDLQWRGGIIQIPTFPEESVSFLGHGRYAKVRSNTQPEREVEKKHEPPHIEVIEPERDSLPSASAEGVSRLSKVTTSLSDGGTVGESEPCQGEARERTHKKETIKDTTAALSRLGLDPSIIQKDSLRRSLDKDPPRTREEARILRNKLAMELLWIQQAIASRKKYLSLRKNLEDGTQQLSTAAST; translated from the exons ATGGAGAGAAAAGAATGGATGGAAAAAATCACAAGATTTCAG GCATGCTGTCGGGGTTACTTGATGAGAAGGGCTATGAAATATGTGCGAAACGATTACGAAGATATTGTCAAAGAGATCGAGGGAGATCTAAATGACTTGCAGTGGAGGGGGGGGATAATTCAAATCCCTACATTTCCTGAAGAG AGCGTCTCTTTTTTGGGCCATGGCAGATATGCGAAGGTTCGCTCCAACACACAACCTGAGCGTGAAGTGGAGAAGAAACACGAGCCCCCGCATATTGAGGTGATtgagccagagagagacagtctCCCCAGTGCCAGTGCAGAAGGAGTCTCCAGGCTGTCAAAGGTGACAACCAGCCTGTCAGATGGAGGAACAGTGGGCGAATCAGAACCATGCCAGGGAGAGGCAAGGGAGAGGACACACAAGAAGGAGACCATCAAAGACACCACTGCAGCTCTGAGTCGGTTAGGACTGGATCCAAGTATTATTCAGAAAG ACTCCCTTCGGCGCTCCCTGGACAAAGACCCACCTCGGACTCGTGAGGAAGCACGGATCCTCCGGAACAAACTTGCCATGGAGCTGCTGTGGATTCAGCAGGCCATTGCCAGCCGCAAGAAA TACTTGAGCCTGAGGAAGAACCTGGAGGATGGAACACAGCAGTTGAGTACAGCGGCCTCAACATGA
- the ccdc28b gene encoding coiled-coil domain-containing protein 28B, giving the protein MEDKRKKRSPKVSLPQPPPPPINPRKLSVLPASKSATFSLGLPQPPSPKNRNKFKRSVGTVGQPSKEVLSVPLVPPKNPRPHKEKPRAPQPAGPSKVTQSSPLQHSFLTDVSDVREMEGGLLNLLNDFHSGKLQAFGKVCSFEQLEHIREMQEKLARLHFSLDSHVEELSEDQRKCASDRNLEHLLCNLEELSSSIQKLHLAENQDLPKSSGP; this is encoded by the exons ATGGAAGACAAACGGAAGAAGCGGAGTCCCAAAGTGTCGCTACCTCagccaccccctcctcccatcaACCCCCGTAAACTTTCCGTCCTCCCAGCCAGCAAGAGTGCCACCTTCTCCTTGGGGCTGCCCCAGCCCCCCTCTCCCAAAAACAGGAACAAGTTCAAGCGGTCCGTGGGGACAGTGGGCCAACCGTCCAAAGAGGTCCTCAGTGTTCCTCTGGTTCCGCCAAAGAACCCCAG GCCCCATAAGGAGAAGCCCAGAGCCCCCCAGCCTGCCGGACCCAGTAAAGTCACTCAGTCGTCCCCACTACAACACTCATTCCTAACGGATGTCTCAGATGTCAGAGAAATGGAAGGAGGACTGCTTAATCTGCTCAATGACTTTCACTCTGGAAAACTCCAGGCATTTG GGAAGGTGTGCTCGTTTGAGCAGTTGGAGCACATCAGGGAGATGCAGGAGAAGCTGGCCCGCCTTCACTTCAGCCTGGACAGCCATGTGGAGGAACTGTCTGAGGACCAGCGGAAATGTGCCTCCGACCGCAACCTGGAACACCTGCTCTGCAAC CTGGAAGAACTGAGCAGCTCAAT acaaaaactaCACCTGGCTGAAAACCAAGACCTTCCCAAGTCATCTGGACCCTGA
- the tmem39b gene encoding transmembrane protein 39B — MAGGRRGANRTTYCRSPLGSEQSVGNGSHSTSSPVTGVRSRTRNGSGTGMSSPPLAAQTVVPLKHCKIPELSMEKNVLFELHLFFCHLVALFVHYVNIYKTVWWYPPNHPPSHTSLNFHLIDYNMLIFTIIVLARRLIAAIVKEASQSGKLSFPHSIFLVTARFAVLTLTGWSLCHSLIHLFRTYSVLSLLFLCYPFGMYIPFFRINCDFSRAGPLSPITSIGAKEMGSMARGRDYLSVLKETWKQHTSQLYGVTVMPTHACCLSPDLVRKEVEYLKVDFNWRMKEVLVSSMLSAYYVAFVPVWFVKSTQYVDKRWSCELFILVSVSTSVILMRHLLPPRYCDLLHKAAAHLGCWQKVDPALCSNVLQHIWTEEYMWPQGVLVKHNKNVYKAMGHYNVAVPSDVSHYRFYFFFNKPLRILNILIILEGSMIFYQLYSLMCSEKWHQTISLALILFSNYYAFFKLLRDRIVLGKAYSYTSSSDQKVS; from the exons GAACGGCTCGGGAACTGGCATGTCCAGCCCTCCTCTGGCTGCCCAGACAGTTGTCCCTCTGAAGCACTGCAAGATTCCAGAACTCTCCATGGAGAAGAATGTGCTCTTTGAGCTCCACCTGTTCTTCTGCCACCTCGTTGCACTCTTTGTCCACTATGTAAACATCTACAAGACAGTATGGTGGTACCCACCAAACCATCCACCCTCCCACACCTCACTG AACTTCCATCTTATTGACTACAACATGTTGATATTTACCATCATCGTGTTGGCACGCAGACTTATAGCAGCAATTGTGAAGGAG GCGTCTCAGAGTGGGAAGCTCTCATTTCCTCACTCCATCTTCCTGGTGACGGCTCGCTTCGCTGTGCTCACTCTGACTGGCTGGAGCCTCTGTCATTCCCTCATCCACCTCTTCAGGACCTACTCAGTGCTGAGTCTACTGTTCCTTTGTTACCC ATTTGGAATGTACATCCCCTTCTTCCGGATCAACTGCGACTTTAGCCGCGCTGGGCCCCTCTCGCCCATCACCAGCATTGGTGCCAAGGAGATGGGCAGCATGGCGCGTGGGCGCGACTACCTCTCCGTGCTAAAGGAAACGTGGAAGCAGCACACCAGCCAGCTGTATGGCGTGACCGTCATGCCCACACACGCCTGCTGCCTGTCCCCTGACTTGGTGCGCAAGGAGGTGGAGTACCTGAAGGTGGACTTCAACTGGCGGATGAAGGAGGTGCTGGTCAGCTCCATGCTCAGTGCCTACTACGTGGCCTTTGTGCCCGTATGGTTTGTCAAG AGTACTCAGTATGTGGACAAGCGCTGGTCGTGTGAGCTCTTCATCCTCGTGTCGGTCAGCACCTCGGTCATCCTCATGCGCCACCTGCTGCCGCCCCGCTACTGCGACCTCCTGCACAAAGCGGCCGCCCACCTGGGCTGCTGGCAGAAGGTGGACCCTGCGCTCTGCAGCAACGTCCTGCAGCACAT CTGGACAGAGGAGTACATGTGGCCACAGGGGGTTCTGGTCAAACACAACAAGAACGTCTACAAAGCTATGGGCCACTACAATGTAGCAGTGCCCTCAGACGTTTCCCATTATCGCTTTTAT TTTTTCTTCAACAAGCCCCTTCGAATATTAAATATCCTCATCATTCTAGAGGGATCCATGATATTTTACCAGCTCTACTCACTAATGTGCTCCGAGAAGTGGCACCAGACAATATCATTAGCCCTCATCCTGTTCAGCAACTATTACGCTTTCTTCAAACTGCTACGTGACAGAATAGTTTTGGGGAAAGCGTATTCATACACATCAAGCTCAGATCAGAAAGTCAGTTAG